The following proteins come from a genomic window of Frankia casuarinae:
- a CDS encoding uracil-DNA glycosylase, whose product MRPGSGWPGDLAAADTPVAATPGEVRALAADATGTRELDARMSVCRACPRLVTWREEVAAVRRAAFAEQAYWGRPVPSFGPGDARILVIGLAPAAHGGNRTGRIFTGDRSGDWLFASLHRVGLAALPTSVSAGDGQRLTATRIVAVVRCAPPANKPTTTERDTCRPWLVRDLELVRSTLRVIVVLGGFAWSALWPALVQAGFPVPPRRVSFGHGVRVELPVSGVSVVGCYHPSQQNTFTGRVTEVMLDTIFGTAAELAEVVERAG is encoded by the coding sequence GTGCGACCGGGAAGCGGTTGGCCGGGGGACCTCGCCGCCGCCGACACACCGGTCGCAGCCACGCCGGGCGAGGTCCGCGCGTTGGCCGCCGACGCGACGGGCACCCGGGAGCTCGATGCCCGGATGTCCGTCTGCCGGGCCTGCCCGCGCCTGGTCACCTGGCGGGAAGAAGTCGCGGCGGTGCGGCGGGCGGCCTTCGCCGAGCAGGCCTACTGGGGGCGTCCGGTGCCCTCGTTCGGCCCGGGCGACGCCCGGATCCTCGTCATCGGTCTGGCGCCCGCGGCCCACGGAGGGAACCGCACCGGACGCATCTTCACCGGGGACCGCAGCGGCGACTGGCTGTTTGCCTCGTTGCACCGCGTCGGGCTGGCGGCGCTGCCGACCTCGGTGTCCGCCGGGGACGGTCAGCGTCTGACGGCCACGCGCATCGTCGCCGTCGTCCGTTGCGCTCCGCCCGCGAACAAGCCGACCACTACGGAGCGTGACACCTGTCGGCCCTGGTTGGTGCGTGACCTGGAGCTTGTCCGGTCCACCCTGCGGGTCATCGTCGTCCTCGGTGGATTCGCCTGGTCCGCCCTGTGGCCCGCCCTGGTCCAGGCCGGATTCCCGGTTCCTCCGCGCCGGGTGTCGTTCGGGCACGGCGTGCGGGTCGAACTTCCCGTATCCGGGGTGTCGGTCGTTGGTTGCTATCACCCAAGCCAGCAGAACACCTTCACCGGTCGGGTCACCGAAGTGATGCTTGACACGATTTTTGGCACGGCGGCGGAGCTCGCGGAAGTGGTTGAGCGGGCCGGGTAA